A region from the Streptosporangium sp. NBC_01756 genome encodes:
- a CDS encoding outer membrane protein assembly factor BamB family protein, with amino-acid sequence MPPNQTRGTRPVARLLCVVAVSAAIAGVAGAGALTPATADAPGARGVASTAETPDGRGVASTWSAPNGDKASTRRVRGPIDSTSVSRLGVAWSVPIQAPTDRWPGGYAATPVVADGVVYTQDLGSNVYAVELRTGRLLWTKMYNAPSSGPNGVNVGDGRVYGATVTSAFALDARTGVELWSKPLVRNQSEGIDMAPGFNDHTVYVSTVPGNADAFFTGGSIGVLWALDARTGRTKWKWNTVPTDLWGNPELNAGGGLWHPPSFDEKGDLFVSVGNPSPFMGTEEYPWGSSRPGPNLYTNSIVKLNAATGTPLWYQQPLPHDIYDWDLQNSPVLTKVHGRPVVLASGKVGYVYAYDQRTGQLLWKTPVGKHNGHDGDNLIALKGDYSKMPTLPFTIYPGVLGGIPAPIAVDDTTVYAAVNNYAATWTNQTVPTFPPFDEATGELVAIDLATGAIKWTHPFAQSPYGATSVVNDLVFTTTFDGTVHALNTRTGQEAWQATLPATSNSPVAIHGDTVLAAGGWPQAPGQTAEIVAYRLGATGLSR; translated from the coding sequence ATGCCACCGAACCAAACTCGCGGCACCCGGCCGGTCGCCCGGCTGCTGTGCGTCGTCGCGGTGAGCGCGGCCATCGCGGGTGTCGCGGGTGCCGGTGCACTCACACCGGCGACGGCGGACGCCCCGGGTGCGCGCGGCGTCGCGTCGACGGCGGAGACCCCGGATGGGCGCGGTGTCGCGTCGACGTGGTCGGCACCCAACGGCGACAAGGCGAGCACGCGACGCGTCCGCGGTCCGATCGACTCCACGTCGGTCTCGCGCCTCGGCGTCGCCTGGTCGGTCCCGATCCAGGCGCCTACGGACCGCTGGCCGGGCGGCTACGCGGCGACGCCCGTCGTGGCCGACGGCGTCGTCTATACGCAGGATCTCGGCTCGAACGTCTACGCGGTCGAGCTGCGCACCGGCCGACTGCTGTGGACGAAGATGTACAACGCCCCCAGCAGCGGCCCCAACGGTGTGAACGTCGGTGACGGCCGGGTGTACGGCGCGACCGTCACGTCCGCGTTCGCACTGGACGCGCGGACGGGTGTGGAGCTCTGGAGCAAGCCGCTCGTACGCAACCAGAGCGAGGGCATCGACATGGCCCCCGGCTTCAACGACCACACCGTCTACGTCTCCACGGTCCCCGGCAACGCCGACGCCTTCTTCACCGGCGGCAGCATCGGGGTGCTCTGGGCACTGGATGCCAGGACCGGCCGTACCAAGTGGAAGTGGAACACGGTCCCGACCGACCTCTGGGGCAACCCGGAGCTCAACGCCGGCGGTGGACTGTGGCATCCGCCGAGTTTCGACGAGAAGGGCGACCTCTTCGTCTCCGTCGGCAACCCGTCGCCCTTCATGGGTACGGAGGAGTACCCGTGGGGATCGAGCCGTCCGGGGCCGAACCTCTACACCAACTCCATCGTCAAGCTCAACGCGGCGACGGGCACTCCGCTGTGGTACCAGCAACCCCTTCCCCACGACATCTACGACTGGGACCTGCAGAACTCCCCGGTCCTGACCAAGGTGCACGGCAGGCCGGTGGTGCTCGCCTCGGGCAAGGTGGGCTACGTCTACGCCTACGACCAGCGCACCGGCCAACTGCTGTGGAAGACCCCGGTGGGCAAGCACAACGGGCATGACGGCGACAACCTGATCGCGCTCAAGGGCGACTACTCGAAGATGCCGACATTGCCGTTCACCATCTATCCCGGTGTGCTCGGCGGCATCCCGGCGCCGATCGCCGTGGACGACACGACCGTGTACGCCGCGGTGAACAACTACGCCGCGACGTGGACGAACCAGACCGTGCCCACGTTCCCGCCGTTCGACGAGGCGACGGGCGAGCTGGTCGCGATCGATCTGGCGACCGGCGCGATCAAGTGGACGCACCCGTTCGCCCAGTCACCGTACGGCGCGACGAGCGTGGTCAACGACCTCGTCTTCACCACGACGTTCGACGGAACGGTTCACGCGCTGAACACCCGGACGGGCCAGGAGGCCTGGCAGGCGACCCTGCCGGCCACGTCGAACTCGCCGGTGGCGATCCACGGGGACACCGTGCTCGCGGCCGGCGGCTGGCCGCAGGCCCCCGGCCAGACGGCCGAGATCGTCGCCTACCGCCTCGGCGCGACCGGCCTCTCCCGCTGA
- a CDS encoding ABC transporter ATP-binding protein — MDDAVRLESLTKTYGSGDGAVTALRDIRLNFPKGTFTAVMGPSGSGKSTLLQCAAALDRPTSGRVFIDGTDIAGLNETALTELRRESTGFVFQAFNLLPSLTAEQNVALPMRLAGRKPDRRTVQRALAQVGLENKGGSRPGQLSGGQQQRVAVARALVTRPAVLFADEPTGALDLTTGRELLDMLRKLVDSPGDGLTTVVMVTHDPNVASYADRVLFLADGDLVGELISPTPEAVAARMTDLTVSQ; from the coding sequence ATGGATGACGCAGTACGGCTCGAGTCGCTGACGAAGACCTACGGATCGGGCGACGGCGCGGTGACCGCGCTCCGCGATATCCGGCTGAACTTTCCCAAGGGGACGTTCACCGCCGTCATGGGGCCGTCCGGCTCGGGGAAGTCGACGCTGCTGCAGTGTGCCGCCGCTCTGGACCGGCCCACATCCGGACGGGTGTTCATCGACGGGACGGACATCGCGGGGCTGAACGAGACCGCACTCACCGAACTGCGCCGAGAGTCGACCGGCTTCGTCTTCCAGGCGTTCAATCTGCTGCCTTCACTGACCGCCGAGCAGAACGTGGCGCTGCCGATGCGGTTGGCCGGGCGGAAACCCGACCGGCGGACGGTGCAGCGGGCCCTCGCCCAGGTGGGGCTGGAGAACAAGGGCGGGAGCCGCCCTGGTCAGCTCTCCGGCGGCCAGCAGCAGCGGGTCGCCGTCGCCCGCGCGCTGGTGACCCGTCCGGCCGTGCTCTTCGCCGACGAACCCACCGGCGCGCTCGACCTCACCACCGGACGCGAACTGCTGGACATGCTGCGGAAACTGGTCGACAGCCCCGGGGACGGACTGACCACGGTGGTGATGGTCACACACGATCCGAATGTGGCCTCGTACGCCGACCGGGTGCTGTTCCTCGCCGACGGCGATCTGGTCGGCGAGCTGATCTCTCCCACTCCTGAAGCGGTCGCCGCGCGGATGACGGATCTGACGGTGTCCCAGTGA
- a CDS encoding aldo/keto reductase, which translates to MVPTITLNDQSTIPQLGFGTSLIPPDQAPDIVGQALQVGYRHIDTGQMYGNEQGVGTAIAASGIPREELYITSKLSTGNHRPDDVRRSFDETLENLGLDRLDFFLIHWPLPTRYDGDYVSTWKAVTDLVADGRLRTAGVSNFEPAHLDRIIAETGVVPAVNQIEVHPYFANDTAREASRRHGIAVEAWGPLAQGAVLGNELIGKIAAAHGKTISQVTLRWHIQRGDIVFPKTTSRKRMEENADLFGFSLSSEEFEAINSLDKGEAGRIGPHPDTFDYVPD; encoded by the coding sequence ATGGTTCCGACGATCACTCTCAACGACCAGAGCACCATCCCGCAGCTCGGCTTCGGGACGTCTCTCATCCCACCGGACCAGGCCCCCGACATCGTCGGTCAGGCGCTCCAGGTGGGTTACCGCCACATCGACACCGGGCAGATGTACGGCAACGAGCAGGGAGTCGGCACCGCCATCGCCGCATCCGGCATCCCGCGCGAGGAGCTGTACATCACCAGCAAGCTCAGCACCGGCAACCACCGTCCGGACGACGTGCGCCGTTCCTTCGACGAGACCCTGGAAAACCTCGGCCTGGACCGGCTCGACTTCTTCCTGATCCACTGGCCGCTGCCCACGCGCTACGACGGCGACTACGTCTCGACCTGGAAGGCCGTCACCGACCTGGTCGCCGACGGCCGGCTGCGCACGGCGGGCGTGTCGAACTTCGAGCCCGCGCACCTGGACCGCATCATCGCCGAGACCGGGGTGGTGCCTGCGGTGAACCAGATCGAGGTGCACCCGTACTTCGCCAACGACACCGCCCGCGAGGCTTCGCGCCGGCACGGCATCGCGGTCGAGGCGTGGGGACCGCTCGCGCAGGGCGCGGTGCTCGGCAACGAACTGATCGGCAAGATCGCCGCCGCCCACGGCAAGACCATCTCGCAGGTCACACTGCGCTGGCACATCCAGCGCGGCGACATCGTCTTCCCGAAGACGACGTCGCGCAAGCGGATGGAGGAGAACGCCGACCTGTTCGGCTTCTCCCTGTCCTCGGAGGAGTTCGAGGCGATCAACTCACTCGACAAGGGTGAGGCGGGCCGGATCGGCCCGCATCCGGACACCTTCGACTACGTGCCGGACTGA
- a CDS encoding DUF1048 domain-containing protein: MGIQDIIEGKKQWRAHTARVKALPPDYQIVYKEIQRYLFKVGPIDLLGGSLLSGIVDFFEEGVAAGKGVLELIGSDVAAFCDDLVKDSRTYADIYQESISGKSGAAGR, translated from the coding sequence GTGGGCATCCAGGACATCATCGAGGGCAAGAAGCAGTGGCGGGCGCACACGGCGCGGGTCAAGGCGCTCCCGCCGGACTACCAGATCGTCTACAAGGAGATTCAGAGGTACCTCTTCAAGGTCGGACCGATCGACCTGCTTGGCGGGTCCCTGCTCTCAGGGATCGTCGATTTCTTCGAGGAGGGCGTCGCGGCCGGCAAGGGAGTCCTGGAACTCATCGGCAGCGACGTCGCCGCCTTCTGCGACGACCTGGTCAAGGACTCGCGCACCTACGCGGACATCTATCAGGAGTCCATCAGCGGGAAATCCGGCGCGGCCGGGAGATGA
- a CDS encoding ABC transporter permease, producing the protein MIRVAFQTLRARWVSFLGTLVALVLGVAQVAAMGVLLMTMFNLPDRPAERFARAPAVVQPADPTWNSAQHDLGIRSLAEAKGISPELRQKVAATGETVVDRSFYAQLEGGSKDQVGHPWPVARFGGYELTDGRRPSSDKEIVVASGQARTGVEVTVLTAAGVARYTVSGTVSPVGWEDAVFFTDAEAARLSPRIEALVALGPTGKVREAVGKDAEVLTGQARHRADASEERDRETLDNTITLVPVMASVAGTTAIFVVASTFAFAVIQRRREIALLRTVGATPRQVRRMVRNEALLVGVLASVAGTALGLPGARLLAGMLIEMGVSPPWFEVEPSLHWTVLAPLAGAFLVGVLVALGGAAAAARRAGSIRPIEALREAAVDDTGMTPSRWLLGVAGLICGVGWTAWIAVGDPGSVLSPTTYVVSLMIPVLAAAVLAPLAVGPLTKLLMWPFSRFPGPTAMLVRESALTSRRRVAATAAPVLLTIGLAFSLIAATDSLGAARDNGLQNQVRSEYALAPDGTPGISPQVIDRVSRINGVQIAGPLLTTVYTEDEGRVDENDGLIVDPAALKRTMKLKVVDGSLDDLDDNSMAVADLWGMPVGSTHRVLMADGREVDLRIAATYQALRGEDVAYLPQRFTTTAAYARDGLARRAYISLEPGTDRTAATAAIRRAVDGTGTSFMTRDRLVASESAYARRLTEVRQRSTALIIVLFCFIAILNTLLMATADRRRDLAVLRMAGATPKQVVRFFVAESLLVAAVGLALALVATAVNLAGLWGAQLQLFGTTPIVVPYAVVVGVTVVSTLLAVVGTVLPVGAALRARTVQLVGTRE; encoded by the coding sequence GTGATCAGAGTGGCCTTCCAGACCCTGCGGGCCCGCTGGGTGTCGTTCCTCGGCACGCTTGTGGCGCTGGTGCTCGGGGTCGCCCAGGTCGCGGCCATGGGCGTACTGCTGATGACCATGTTCAATCTGCCGGACCGGCCCGCGGAACGGTTCGCCCGGGCCCCGGCGGTGGTGCAGCCCGCCGACCCGACGTGGAACTCCGCCCAGCACGACCTCGGCATCCGCTCGTTGGCGGAGGCCAAGGGCATTTCCCCGGAACTGCGGCAGAAGGTCGCCGCCACCGGCGAAACCGTGGTGGATCGTTCCTTCTACGCCCAGCTCGAAGGCGGCTCCAAGGATCAGGTCGGACACCCGTGGCCGGTGGCGCGATTCGGCGGTTACGAGTTGACGGACGGCAGGCGGCCGTCGTCCGACAAGGAGATCGTCGTCGCTTCCGGCCAGGCGCGTACCGGTGTCGAGGTGACCGTCCTGACCGCCGCGGGCGTCGCGCGGTACACGGTGAGCGGCACCGTCTCCCCGGTCGGCTGGGAGGACGCGGTCTTCTTCACCGACGCCGAAGCGGCCCGGCTCTCGCCGCGCATCGAGGCCCTGGTGGCACTCGGCCCGACCGGCAAGGTGCGCGAGGCAGTCGGCAAGGACGCCGAGGTGCTCACCGGGCAGGCCCGCCACAGGGCGGACGCCAGCGAAGAACGCGACCGCGAGACGCTGGACAACACCATCACGCTGGTGCCGGTGATGGCCAGCGTGGCAGGCACCACGGCGATCTTCGTGGTGGCCTCCACTTTCGCCTTCGCGGTGATTCAACGCCGCCGCGAGATAGCCCTGCTCCGTACGGTCGGCGCCACGCCCAGGCAGGTGCGCAGGATGGTGCGGAACGAGGCGTTGCTTGTCGGCGTTCTCGCTTCGGTGGCCGGCACGGCACTCGGCCTGCCCGGTGCGCGGCTGCTCGCCGGCATGCTCATCGAGATGGGCGTCTCACCCCCCTGGTTCGAGGTCGAACCCTCGCTGCACTGGACGGTGCTGGCGCCGCTCGCCGGCGCCTTCCTGGTGGGCGTCCTGGTGGCACTCGGCGGGGCGGCAGCCGCCGCACGGCGGGCCGGGAGCATCCGTCCCATCGAGGCGCTGCGCGAAGCGGCGGTCGACGACACCGGTATGACACCGAGCCGATGGTTGCTCGGTGTGGCCGGGCTGATCTGCGGTGTCGGATGGACCGCCTGGATCGCCGTCGGCGACCCGGGCAGTGTCCTGTCACCCACCACCTATGTCGTCTCGCTGATGATTCCGGTGCTGGCCGCCGCAGTGCTTGCACCGCTCGCCGTAGGACCGCTCACCAAGCTGCTGATGTGGCCGTTCAGCCGCTTCCCGGGACCCACCGCCATGCTGGTACGGGAGAGTGCGCTGACCTCGCGGCGGCGCGTCGCCGCCACGGCGGCGCCCGTACTGCTCACCATCGGACTGGCGTTCTCACTGATCGCCGCCACCGACTCGCTGGGCGCCGCACGTGACAACGGACTGCAGAACCAGGTGAGGTCGGAGTACGCACTCGCCCCCGACGGTACCCCGGGGATCAGCCCACAGGTGATCGACCGGGTCTCCCGTATCAACGGGGTGCAGATCGCAGGCCCCCTTCTCACCACCGTCTACACCGAGGACGAGGGACGGGTGGATGAGAACGACGGGCTCATCGTGGACCCTGCCGCGCTGAAGCGGACGATGAAGCTGAAGGTGGTCGACGGCTCCCTGGACGATCTGGACGACAACAGCATGGCCGTGGCCGATCTGTGGGGGATGCCCGTCGGCTCGACGCACCGGGTTCTGATGGCCGACGGCCGGGAGGTCGACCTGCGCATCGCGGCGACCTACCAGGCGCTGCGCGGCGAGGACGTCGCCTACCTGCCTCAGCGGTTCACCACGACTGCCGCCTACGCCCGCGACGGGCTCGCACGGCGCGCCTACATCTCGCTGGAACCCGGCACCGATCGGACCGCCGCCACCGCGGCGATCCGCAGAGCGGTCGACGGAACCGGAACGAGCTTCATGACCAGGGATCGACTGGTCGCATCCGAGAGCGCGTACGCACGTCGGCTCACCGAGGTACGGCAGCGCTCCACCGCCTTGATCATCGTGTTGTTCTGCTTCATCGCGATCCTCAACACCCTGCTCATGGCGACCGCCGACCGGCGACGCGATCTGGCGGTGCTCCGGATGGCCGGGGCGACGCCGAAGCAGGTCGTGCGGTTCTTCGTCGCCGAGTCACTGCTGGTGGCCGCCGTCGGGCTGGCACTCGCGCTGGTGGCGACCGCGGTGAACCTCGCCGGCCTGTGGGGTGCACAGCTCCAACTGTTCGGTACGACGCCCATCGTGGTGCCGTACGCGGTGGTCGTCGGCGTCACCGTCGTGTCCACGCTGCTCGCCGTGGTCGGCACCGTGCTGCCCGTCGGCGCGGCGCTGCGTGCCAGGACGGTGCAACTCGTCGGCACCCGCGAATAG
- a CDS encoding DUF1048 domain-containing protein, with protein MNFWETITGSDLTREWKAFEARAEALPADYRAAWEQIKAHLFPYGDFTGRNLMPILDGALGLLEETAADGQSIHEVLGDDIQGFCAALAGGEGGRSHRDRWREQLNRNVARKLGRLGG; from the coding sequence ATGAACTTCTGGGAGACCATCACCGGCAGCGATCTCACCAGGGAATGGAAGGCGTTCGAAGCCCGAGCCGAGGCATTGCCGGCCGACTACCGGGCGGCGTGGGAACAGATCAAGGCCCACCTCTTCCCTTACGGGGACTTCACGGGTCGCAACCTGATGCCGATTCTCGACGGTGCTCTGGGGCTGCTCGAAGAGACGGCGGCCGATGGGCAGAGCATTCACGAGGTGCTGGGCGACGACATCCAGGGCTTCTGCGCGGCGCTGGCCGGCGGAGAAGGGGGCCGGAGCCATCGCGACCGGTGGCGCGAGCAGTTGAACAGGAACGTCGCAAGGAAATTGGGCCGGCTAGGAGGCTGA
- a CDS encoding TetR/AcrR family transcriptional regulator, whose protein sequence is MSSEQVEPGTVRPGGRTARVRSSVLQAAGDALAEHGFDRLDLADVARRADVGKTTVYRRWGTTTGLVTDLLVDMAEQSLPRTDTGSLIEDLRANARLVVKTLTDPRQGALFKSVIAAATCDERTAEALHRFYATRIEEWAGCVRQAVERGELPAGTDAAEVIRAVSAPLYYRLLASGDPLDGAAADRAATAAVAAAKAGAYVHPIAGEVDGDHRRTQGLSAPPP, encoded by the coding sequence ATGAGTTCCGAACAGGTGGAGCCCGGCACTGTCCGACCCGGTGGGCGGACCGCCCGTGTCCGGTCGTCCGTGTTGCAGGCGGCAGGTGACGCCCTGGCGGAACACGGCTTCGACCGGCTCGACCTCGCCGACGTCGCACGCCGCGCGGACGTGGGCAAGACGACCGTCTACCGGCGCTGGGGCACGACGACCGGTCTGGTCACCGATCTGCTGGTCGACATGGCCGAACAGTCCCTGCCGCGCACGGACACCGGCTCGCTGATCGAGGACCTCAGGGCCAACGCCCGGCTCGTGGTCAAGACCCTGACCGACCCGCGCCAGGGCGCCCTGTTCAAGTCGGTGATCGCCGCCGCCACCTGTGACGAGCGCACGGCGGAGGCCCTGCACCGCTTCTACGCGACCCGTATCGAGGAATGGGCCGGGTGCGTCCGCCAGGCCGTCGAACGCGGGGAACTGCCCGCGGGAACCGACGCGGCGGAAGTGATCCGCGCCGTCTCGGCCCCGCTCTACTACCGACTGCTGGCCAGCGGCGACCCGCTCGACGGGGCCGCCGCCGACCGCGCCGCCACCGCCGCCGTGGCCGCCGCGAAGGCAGGCGCCTACGTCCATCCGATCGCGGGCGAGGTCGACGGCGACCACCGGAGAACCCAGGGACTCTCCGCACCCCCGCCATAA
- a CDS encoding TetR/AcrR family transcriptional regulator, with translation MASSADVPKRNTYRHGNLRNALIQAGLELARDSGPDAVILREATRRAGVVPNAAYRHFADRRALLRAVSQAALARLASAMETELAALPAADDPAESARARIRALATGYLRFAQAEPGLFRAAFSTTEMDDTGGESATGAGGLTAFQLLGAALEDLVETGVLPSDRRPGAEYFVWSAVHGLAVLLIDGPLRGLLPGQAREAEQRLMDSIERGI, from the coding sequence ATGGCTTCCAGTGCAGACGTACCGAAGCGGAACACCTACCGGCACGGCAATCTGCGCAATGCGCTGATTCAGGCCGGACTCGAACTGGCCCGCGACAGCGGGCCGGACGCGGTGATCCTGCGCGAGGCCACCCGGCGGGCGGGCGTGGTCCCCAACGCCGCCTACCGGCACTTCGCCGACCGCCGCGCCCTCCTGCGTGCCGTCTCCCAAGCGGCGCTGGCCCGACTGGCCTCCGCCATGGAGACCGAACTGGCCGCCCTGCCGGCGGCTGACGACCCGGCCGAGTCCGCCCGCGCCCGCATCCGCGCCCTGGCCACCGGTTATCTGCGCTTCGCCCAGGCCGAACCGGGACTTTTCCGTGCCGCCTTCTCCACCACTGAAATGGATGACACCGGGGGCGAATCCGCTACCGGAGCCGGTGGCCTGACCGCGTTCCAGCTCCTGGGCGCCGCATTGGAGGACCTCGTCGAGACCGGCGTCCTGCCGTCCGACCGCCGCCCCGGCGCAGAATATTTCGTCTGGTCCGCCGTGCACGGCCTGGCCGTACTCCTCATCGACGGGCCGCTGCGCGGCCTGCTTCCCGGACAAGCCCGCGAAGCCGAGCAACGGCTCATGGACTCCATCGAACGAGGCATCTGA
- a CDS encoding PadR family transcriptional regulator: MDDLTEMLKGTLEGCVLEIIGSEETYGYAITRRLNELGFADVVEGTVYTILLRLEKNGLVQVTKRPSGLGPPRKFYALNDAGREKLTTFWAKWEYITSRIDKLKEGGR; encoded by the coding sequence ATGGACGACCTGACGGAGATGCTGAAGGGCACGCTTGAGGGCTGCGTGCTTGAAATCATCGGCAGCGAGGAGACCTACGGGTACGCCATCACGCGTCGGCTGAACGAACTCGGCTTCGCCGACGTCGTCGAGGGGACGGTCTACACCATCCTGCTGCGACTGGAGAAGAACGGGCTCGTCCAGGTGACGAAACGACCGTCCGGGCTGGGCCCGCCGCGCAAGTTCTATGCGCTCAACGACGCGGGACGCGAGAAACTCACGACGTTCTGGGCGAAGTGGGAGTACATCACATCGCGGATCGACAAGCTCAAGGAGGGCGGGAGATGA